The sequence below is a genomic window from Salinisphaera sp. T31B1.
TGCGACTGCCCGAGGCGTTGCGTTCGCTGGAACCGGCGATCCGCGATGCGGTCGGCCGTCATCTGTCGCGTGGCAAGATCGATATCGGCGCGAAGCTGGCCGGCGCCGATACCGCCCAGGCGATCGAGCTCGATCACGACCGGCTCGACGCCTTGGCCCGCGCGCTGGACGAAGTGCGCGCGCGAGTGGTGGACTGCCAGGCGCCAGACGCCCTGCGCATGCTCGGTTATCCCGGCGTGCAGCGCGAGCCCGAGCCCGATACCCAGGCTCTCGAGCGCGACGCGTTGCGCGGCCTCGAGGACGCACTCGGCCAGCTGCAGCGCATGCGGTCCGAGGAGGGCGAGCGTCTGGCCGGGCTTCTGCGGGAGCGCGCCGCGGCGATCGCCGAACGGGCGACGGCGGCCGCCGAACGTCTGCCCCGGGTTCGCCAGGCCTGGTACGACAAGCTTCGTGCGCGTCTGGACGAACTCGACACCGAGACCGATCCTGCCCGGCTCGAGCAGGAACTGATTCTCGTCGCCCAGAAGATGGACGTGGCCGAAGAACTCGATCGTCTGCACAGCCACGTCACCGCGCTGGAGAATGCGTTGGCCAAGAGCGAGCCCGTTGGCCGCCGGCTGGACTTTCTCATGCAGGAGTTCAACCGCGAGGCGAACACGCTCGGCTCGAAGTCGCAGGACGCCGAACTGACCGCTCATGCGGTCGAGATGAAGGTGCTCATCGAGCAGATGCGCGAACAAGTACAGAACATCGAGTGATGGTGGAGCAGACGTTGCAACCCCGCGGCCAGCTTTATGTGATCTCGGCGCCCTCGGGTGCCGGCAAGACGAGCCTGACCCATGCATTGATCGAACGCCTGGCCGCCCGTGGCCGGATCGCCCGGTTTTCGGTGTCCTATACCACTCGCGATGCACGCCCGGGCGAAGTTGATGGCGTGGACTATCACTTCGTGTCCACCGCGGATTTCCAGGCGATGATCGCCGCTGGGGCGTTCCTGGAATATGCCCAGGTCTTCGACCGCTATTACGGCACCTCCGCGGCAGAGACCGAGCGCTGGCTGGCGCACGGCCAGGATGTGGTGCTGGATATCGACTGGCAGGGCGCCCGGCAGGTACGCGAACGCGCACCCGAAACGGTCAGTATCTTCATTCGGCCGCCGTCTCGCGTCGAGCTGGAGCGTCGTCTGCGCGACCGGGCCTCCGACGACGACGCCGCCATCGCCCGGCGCCTGGCCGAGGCCGACGACGAAATGGCCCGCGCCGACGAATACGATCACCAGATTGTCAACGATCATTTCGAGGATGCGCTTGCGCAGCTGGAACGGCTGTTCGTCGAACGCGCGCGCTCGACTTCGTAATCGGGCTGGTCACGTTCGGTCCGGCTTGGCGATGCGCGGGGCCTGAGTTCGCCGAGTCGATCGGCGGCCAGACGGATTCAGGGACTGTCGGGTCACCCGTTCATTCCGCCCGGTGGCCGGCGGCGGCAAGACCGGCCGGTATGAGTTCGTAGCCGTCACCGTGCCTGTTGCTGTGGCCTCGAGCGTCGGGGCTGGCGGTGAGCGATCGGTGTCGTTACAATACGCGGTTTACCACGTCCCGAGCGAAGGCTGAGCATGGCACGAGTCACCGTCGAAGATTGTCTTGAACATGTGAACAACAAGTTCGAGCTGGCCACGATCGCGGCCAAGCGCGCTCGCCAGCTGGCCCGCGGCGCCAATGCCCATCTGCCCTGGGAGGACGACAAGCCCACGGTGATGGCGCTGCGTGAAATCGCGGAAGGCTATGTGACCGTAGCCATTCTCGACGAGCCGGATCTGCCGCCGCTGACCACCGGCATGGATACGCCGCGGCCGGCCGAGGCCGCCGAGGAAGAAAGTGAGGGCGATACTCTCAAGAAGGAAAAGCCCGCCGAAGACGCCGACGACTAGCCTGGTTCCCGGGTCGGCCCGTAACTGCTGATCGCATGAAGGCCGCTGTCCGCAGCGGCCTTTTTCGTTGCAGCAATGGTCGCTGT
It includes:
- a CDS encoding YicC/YloC family endoribonuclease, translating into MTRSMTGFARSQTQGAWGELVWEVRSVNHRYLDIHLRLPEALRSLEPAIRDAVGRHLSRGKIDIGAKLAGADTAQAIELDHDRLDALARALDEVRARVVDCQAPDALRMLGYPGVQREPEPDTQALERDALRGLEDALGQLQRMRSEEGERLAGLLRERAAAIAERATAAAERLPRVRQAWYDKLRARLDELDTETDPARLEQELILVAQKMDVAEELDRLHSHVTALENALAKSEPVGRRLDFLMQEFNREANTLGSKSQDAELTAHAVEMKVLIEQMREQVQNIE
- the gmk gene encoding guanylate kinase; the protein is MVEQTLQPRGQLYVISAPSGAGKTSLTHALIERLAARGRIARFSVSYTTRDARPGEVDGVDYHFVSTADFQAMIAAGAFLEYAQVFDRYYGTSAAETERWLAHGQDVVLDIDWQGARQVRERAPETVSIFIRPPSRVELERRLRDRASDDDAAIARRLAEADDEMARADEYDHQIVNDHFEDALAQLERLFVERARSTS
- the rpoZ gene encoding DNA-directed RNA polymerase subunit omega — translated: MARVTVEDCLEHVNNKFELATIAAKRARQLARGANAHLPWEDDKPTVMALREIAEGYVTVAILDEPDLPPLTTGMDTPRPAEAAEEESEGDTLKKEKPAEDADD